The Brassica napus cultivar Da-Ae chromosome C7, Da-Ae, whole genome shotgun sequence genome has a segment encoding these proteins:
- the LOC106403165 gene encoding uncharacterized protein LOC106403165, which produces MAKVTGIQQDEGWCYIGCSGCSKKIFREISSFTCVTCNETNVVAALVYRVILTVSDATDTAAFLGFDMEVAKLRNIQASKAAQIVGIGVDAQVDTDLPRSFAEIFGNTYTFQLKLKDFNFTSKHQTFTVSCVFPSKVHP; this is translated from the exons ATGGCTAAAGTGACCGGAATTCAGCAAGATGAGGGTTGGTGTTATATTGGCTGCTCCGGATGTTCAAAGAAAATTTTCCGAGAGATATCTTCCTTCACATGTGTCACATGTAATGAAACTAATGTTGTGGCTGCACTCGT GTACCGAGTGATACTGACAGTGTCAGACGCCACTGATACAGCGGCTTTCCTTGGTTTTGATATGGAGGTGGCTAAACTGAGAAACATTCAAGCTTCTAAGGCTGCACAGATTGTG GGGATAGGTGTTGATGCTCAGGTTGACACGGACCTGCCTCGGTCCTTTGCTGAGATTTTTGGGAATACCTACACCTTCCAGCTCAAGTTAAAGGACTTCAATTTTACTTCAAAGCACCAAACCTTCACTGTTTCTTGCGTTTTTCCTTC GAAGGTGCACCCCTGA
- the LOC111208120 gene encoding floral homeotic protein AGAMOUS-like, translated as MGPRVKGTIERYKKAIGDNTNTGTVAEINAQYYQQESAKLRQQIISIQNSNRQLMGETIGSISPKELRNLERRLDRSINRIRSKKNELLFAEIDYMQKREVDLHSENQLLRAKIAENERNNPSMNLMPGGYEQTVQPLQTQSQPFDSRNYFQVAALQPNNHHYSSTGRQDQTALQLV; from the exons ATGGGTCCCCG TGTAAAAGGGACAATCGAGAGGTACAAGAAGGCAAT AGGGGATAATACTAACACCGGAACCGTGGCAGAAATTAACGCACAG TATTACCAACAAGAATCGGCCAAATTGCGTCAACAAATTATCAGCATACAAAACTCGAATAG GCAATTGATGGGTGAGACAATAGGGTCAATATCTCCCAAAGAGCTTAGGAATTTGGAACGCAGGTTAGACAGAAGTATTAATCGAATCCGATCCAAGAAG AATGAACTCTTATTCGCTGAAATTGACTACATGCAGAAGCGA GAAGTTGACTTGCATAGTGAGAACCAGCTTCTTCGTGCTAAG ATAGCTGAAAATGAGAGGAACAATCCAAGTATGAATCTTATGCCAGGAGGATACGAACAGACTGTGCAGCCGCTTCAAACGCAATCTCAACCGTTTGACTCACGGAACTATTTCCAAGTCGCTGCATTGCAACCTAACAATCACCATTACTCATCCACAGGTCGCCAAGACCAAACCGCACTTCAGTTAGtgtaa
- the LOC111207541 gene encoding GDSL esterase/lipase At4g18970-like: MARVCVMIMMMVAMILNVAIGEPIAPCYFIFGDSLVDSGNNNQLQSLARADYFPYGIDFQFGPTGRFCNGKTTVDAITELLGFDDYITPYSQASGEDILRGVNYASAAAGVREETGRQLGARITFAGQVANHVNTVSQVVNILGDENQAANYLSKCIYSIGLGSNDYLNNYFMPLYYSTGNQYSPDSFANDLINRYTEQLRILYNNGARKFALIGIGAIGCSPNELAQNSRDGTTCDERINSANRIFNSKLVSLVDHFNQNTPDAKFTYINAYGIFQDMVANPSRYGFRVTNAGCCGVGRNNGQITCLPGQAPCLNRDEFVFWDAFHPGEAANIVIGSRSFRRESPSDAHPYDIQQLALL; encoded by the exons ATGGCTAGAGTTTGTGTAATGATTATGATGATGGTAGCTATGATCTTGAACGTAGCTATAGGTGAACCAATAGCACCGTGTTACTTCATATTTGGTGATTCTTTGGTTGACAGTGGAAACAACAATCAGCTTCAATCCTTAGCAAGAGCTGACTACTTCCCTTACGGTATCGACTTCCAGTTTGGTCCAACAGGCAGATTCTGTAATGGAAAAACAACCGTCGATGCCATCA CTGAGCTTCTTGGTTTCGATGACTACATTACACCATATTCTCAAGCAAGCGGAGAAGACATCCTACGAGGAGTAAACTACGCTTCTGCAGCTGCTGGAGTTCGAGAAGAAACCGGCCGTCAGCTG GGAGCTAGAATAACGTTTGCAGGGCAAGTAGCTAATCACGTGAACACTGTGTCGCAAGTGGTGAACATTCTCGGAGACGAGAACCAAGCTGCTAATTACCTAAGCAAATGCATCTACTCGATTGGTTTGGGAAGTAACGACTATCTCAATAACTACTTTATGCCTCTCTATTACTCCACCGGGAACCAGTACTCTCCAGATTCCTTTGCCAACGACCTTATCAACCGCTACACTGAGCAACTCAGG ATATTGTATAACAATGGAGCGAGGAAGTTTGCGCTAATTGGTATCGGCGCAATAGGATGTAGCCCTAACGAGCTGGCGCAGAACAGCAGAGACGGGACGACTTGTGACGAAAGGATCAACTCAGCAAACAGGATCTTTAACAGCAAGCTGGTGTCTCTGGTGGACCATTTCAACCAAAACACTCCAGATGCTAAGTTCACTTACATCAATGCTTATGGTATCTTCCAAGACATGGTAGCTAACCCTTCTCGCTATG ggtttagggtgaCAAACGCGGGTTGTTGTGGAGTTGGGAGGAACAATGGACAGATAACTTGTCTTCCAGGTCAAGCTCCATGTCTGAACAGGGATGAGTTTGTGTTCTGGGATGCGTTTCATCCGGGAGAAGCAGCGAATATCGTGATCGGTAGTCGATCTTTTAGGAGAGAATCTCCATCTGATGCTCACCCTTATGATATCCAGCAGCTTGCTTTGCTCTAG
- the BNAA03G43860D gene encoding uncharacterized protein BNAA03G43860D, with protein MSELQESEVIFSDEYYTRNNKKSSNDESNKTKTTAMEKKSSPVRIPSRSIFRRTEEEEEEEEKGEMTPPHIIIGKRRIEAQMAFSFCTLKGRELSRHRNFVLRMTGFLEV; from the coding sequence ATGTCAGAACTTCAAGAATCAGAGGTTATATTTTCCGATGAATATTATACTAGGAACAACAAGAAGAGTAGCAACGACGAAAGCAACAAAACAAAGACGACGGCGATGGAGAAAAAGTCATCTCCGGTGAGAATCCCGTCGAGAAGTATTTTCCGGCgtacggaggaggaggaggaggaagaagagaagggagAGATGACTCCGCCACATATAATCATCGGAAAACGAAGAATTGAGGCACAAATGGCGTTTTCCTTTTGTACCCTCAAAGGAAGAGAGTTGAGTCGTCACCGTAACTTTGTTCTTAGAATGACCGGTTTTTTGGAAGTCTAA
- the LOC106405205 gene encoding probable xyloglucan endotransglucosylase/hydrolase protein 29 isoform X2 has protein sequence MKVFLIYLVNLISFDLLMIAAFDYSSTNTPTSNGDVFVKNHDELDIEFLGNVEGKPWRFQTNMYGNGSTSRGREERYRLWFDPSKEFHRYSILWNPTKIIFWVDDVPIREIKRKEEMNGDYPQKPMSLYATIWDASSWATSGGKFSVDYTFSPFVSEFKDIALDGCNVSESLTTLTRDNYNNINCSASDQLLMTSDYSTISPKQAAAMRRFRERYMYYSYCYDTVRYAVPPPECVILTAEKDRFRDTGRLKFGGSHTKVHRARKKRRRNRSTPVVSAEL, from the exons ATGAAGGTCTTTCTCATTTATTTGGTGAATCTAATCTCATTCGATCTCCTGATGATCGCAGCGTTCGATTACTCCTCGACAAATACACCG ACATCAAACGGCGATGTGTTTGTGAAGAACCACGACGAATTAGACATAGAGTTTTTAGGGAACGTTGAAGGGAAGCCGTGGCGGTTTCAGACGAATATGTATGGAAACGGTAGCACAAGCCGTGGCCGCGAAGAACGTTACCGTCTTTGGTTTGATCCTTCCAAGGAGTTTCACCGTTATAGCATCCTTTGGAACCCTACCAAAATAAT ATTTTGGGTAGACGATGTGCCAATAAGagaaatcaaaagaaaagaagaaatgaaTGGAGACTACCCACAAAAGCCAATGTCTCTCTACGCAACCATTTGGGACGCCTCAAGCTGGGCAACTTCCGGCGGTAAATTCAGCGTTGACTACACATTCTCACCTTTCGTCTCCGAGTTCAAAGACATTGCTCTCGACGGTTGTAATGTCTCCGAGTCACTGACCACTCTGACCAGAGATAACTACAACAATATCAATTGTTCTGCCTCTGACCAACTTCTCATGACCAGCGATTACTCAACAATTAGTCCTAAACAAGCAGCTGCAATGCGACGGTTCCGAGAACGTTACATGTATTATTCGTATTGTTATGATACCGTACGATACGCGGTGCCTCCGCCGGAATGTGTGATTTTGACAGCTGAGAAGGACCGGTTTAGGGATACAGGACGGTTGAAGTTCGGTGGTAGTCATACTAAAGTGCATAGAGCACGTAAAAAAAGGAGGCGGAACCGGTCCACGCCGGTGGTATCGGCTGAACTATAG
- the LOC106405205 gene encoding probable xyloglucan endotransglucosylase/hydrolase protein 29 isoform X1 gives MRDLIYRRLKVMVMVMVIVSWRCVLGLENMNPIFFDEGLSHLFGESNLIRSPDDRSVRLLLDKYTGSGFISSSMYQHGFFSSLIKLPGANTAGLVVAFYTSNGDVFVKNHDELDIEFLGNVEGKPWRFQTNMYGNGSTSRGREERYRLWFDPSKEFHRYSILWNPTKIIFWVDDVPIREIKRKEEMNGDYPQKPMSLYATIWDASSWATSGGKFSVDYTFSPFVSEFKDIALDGCNVSESLTTLTRDNYNNINCSASDQLLMTSDYSTISPKQAAAMRRFRERYMYYSYCYDTVRYAVPPPECVILTAEKDRFRDTGRLKFGGSHTKVHRARKKRRRNRSTPVVSAEL, from the exons ATGAGAGATTTAATATATCGTCGACTAAaggtgatggtgatggtgatggtgatcgTTTCTTGGAGATGTGTTTTGGGATTGGAGAACATGAACCCGATCTTCTTTGATGAAGGTCTTTCTCATTTATTTGGTGAATCTAATCTCATTCGATCTCCTGATGATCGCAGCGTTCGATTACTCCTCGACAAATACACCG GGTCAGGATTCATATCTTCAAGCATGTATCAACATGGATTTTTCAGTTCGTTGATAAAGTTGCCTGGAGCTAACACGGCCGGTCTTGTAGTCGCCTTCTAT ACATCAAACGGCGATGTGTTTGTGAAGAACCACGACGAATTAGACATAGAGTTTTTAGGGAACGTTGAAGGGAAGCCGTGGCGGTTTCAGACGAATATGTATGGAAACGGTAGCACAAGCCGTGGCCGCGAAGAACGTTACCGTCTTTGGTTTGATCCTTCCAAGGAGTTTCACCGTTATAGCATCCTTTGGAACCCTACCAAAATAAT ATTTTGGGTAGACGATGTGCCAATAAGagaaatcaaaagaaaagaagaaatgaaTGGAGACTACCCACAAAAGCCAATGTCTCTCTACGCAACCATTTGGGACGCCTCAAGCTGGGCAACTTCCGGCGGTAAATTCAGCGTTGACTACACATTCTCACCTTTCGTCTCCGAGTTCAAAGACATTGCTCTCGACGGTTGTAATGTCTCCGAGTCACTGACCACTCTGACCAGAGATAACTACAACAATATCAATTGTTCTGCCTCTGACCAACTTCTCATGACCAGCGATTACTCAACAATTAGTCCTAAACAAGCAGCTGCAATGCGACGGTTCCGAGAACGTTACATGTATTATTCGTATTGTTATGATACCGTACGATACGCGGTGCCTCCGCCGGAATGTGTGATTTTGACAGCTGAGAAGGACCGGTTTAGGGATACAGGACGGTTGAAGTTCGGTGGTAGTCATACTAAAGTGCATAGAGCACGTAAAAAAAGGAGGCGGAACCGGTCCACGCCGGTGGTATCGGCTGAACTATAG
- the LOC125574931 gene encoding cadmium-induced protein AS8-like: MVVMIIKGIFRRYEKWNPVHPTYGAFWGMGIGIGCGVGWGPGFGPEVIGYVGAGCGVGFSVGITLAGLGIGLPTNLLLAAPYNAVEATRKGAFKLFGNNLSVDGWSDVMPQFVGLKRHVSAMCSGFNEKPLLDDAIDLKSLPLFIPHDCERSGSHLLHMRKGLEDKNRGDSSAM; this comes from the exons ATG GTGGTGATGATCATCAAGGGCATATTCAGGAGGTATGAGAAATGGAATCCGGTTCATCCTACTTATGGAGCTTTTTGGGGAATGGGGATTGGGATAGGTTGTGGCGTCGGATGGGGACCTGGTTTTGGCCCTGAGGTCATTGGCTACGTCGGTGCTGGCTGCGGCGTTGGTTTCAGTGTTGGCATTACACTCGCTGGTCTCGGCATTGGTCTCCCCACAAACCTTCTTCTTGCGGCTCCTTATAACG CTGTAGAAGCAACTAGAAAGGGTGCTTTTAAGTTGTTTGGTAACAATCTTTCAGTTGATGGTTGGAGCGATGTTATGCCTCAATTTGTTGGGTTGAAGAGACACGTCAGTGCGATGTGCTCTGGTTTCAACGAGAAGCCTCTCTTGGATGATGCCATTGACTTAAAAAGTTTGCCTTTGTTCATTCCACATGATTGTGAGAGATCTGGGAGTCATCTTCTCCATATGCGCAAAG GTTTGGAGGACAAGAACCGTGGAGATTCATCAGCTATGTAA